A window of Verrucomicrobiota bacterium contains these coding sequences:
- a CDS encoding DUF1186 domain-containing protein, which translates to MSRKQFFDVPDFLKPLLYLGEGYPREEIDEVILRREEATPHLLAALEWMLTHTEEAIDEYEYMLSLYAMYLLAQFREKKAKPMMIALARHPLSDDLLGDVITEGLHLMLASLCCDDPEALKLVVEDLDADPFARSAAIEALGTLCLKGHYSRDALSSYLSELYDFKLEKEPSFVWDGAVGVSVDLCLSEHRDLIKRAYLEGLADESVDNLLDVLSRLDNERPYFTRDHRFRFADDIHREISKWYCFTDKYVVDKAKRQKKPKEYVPVRDEPANIGGYSDVPYLRPERKIGRNEPCPCGSGKKYKKCCGK; encoded by the coding sequence ATGAGCCGTAAACAGTTTTTCGACGTTCCTGATTTTCTGAAGCCGCTGTTGTACCTGGGGGAGGGATATCCGAGAGAAGAAATTGATGAAGTGATTCTCCGCCGCGAGGAAGCCACCCCGCATCTTCTGGCAGCTCTGGAATGGATGTTGACTCATACAGAGGAGGCGATCGATGAGTATGAATACATGCTGTCTCTCTATGCTATGTATCTTCTGGCACAATTTAGGGAGAAAAAGGCTAAGCCAATGATGATTGCCTTGGCCCGGCACCCCTTGTCGGATGATTTGTTGGGGGATGTTATTACCGAAGGTCTGCATCTTATGCTCGCTTCTCTATGTTGCGATGATCCTGAGGCGCTTAAACTGGTGGTGGAGGATCTTGACGCCGATCCTTTTGCCAGGTCCGCCGCGATTGAAGCTCTGGGTACCTTATGTTTGAAAGGGCATTATTCGCGAGATGCGCTTTCCAGCTATTTAAGTGAACTTTACGATTTCAAACTGGAGAAGGAACCCTCTTTTGTTTGGGATGGAGCGGTTGGCGTCTCGGTCGATCTGTGTTTAAGCGAGCATCGGGATCTAATAAAACGGGCTTATCTGGAAGGTTTGGCTGATGAGAGTGTGGACAACTTGCTGGACGTGTTATCCAGGCTGGACAATGAAAGGCCCTACTTTACTCGCGACCATCGTTTCCGTTTCGCAGATGACATTCATAGGGAAATATCAAAGTGGTATTGTTTCACCGATAAGTATGTGGTTGATAAAGCCAAACGACAAAAGAAACCTAAAGAATACGTTCCCGTGCGCGATGAACCTGCCAACATCGGTGGGTATTCAGACGTTCCCTACCTACGACCCGAACGCAAAATCGGCCGCAATGAACCCTGCCCGTGTGGCAGTGGGAAAAAGTATAAGAAGTGCTGCGGTAAATAA